The following nucleotide sequence is from Syntrophorhabdaceae bacterium.
TATTCATCAGCGTTTATCTTTTAGCTCCAATCTCAGCGAGAAGCTTGTTTTGGCGTTCATCCAGTTCCTTTGTCCAGACCCCTATCTCCTTATAGTACTTTATTGCTCCTGGGTGATAAGGCATGTAGTTTATCCTCTTCACGGACTCGGTGCTGAAATATTTTGCCCCCGAATGGTAGGTCTTAAATTCATCGAAATGAGTCCAGACAGCCTTTGTTAGTTCATAGACAAATCTGTCGGGAAGATCTCCGTTCCCGCAAACGATGGAGGAGAATGCCGAAACGGTGACGTCCTTCGGCATGGTTTTATATGTCCCGCCCGGTATCTTCATCGGAAACATGTAGGGTACGTTTTTCACCATCTTTTTCATATGTTCATCATCTACATTGACAATTTTCATCGGATGCGTCGCTGCAAGCTCTGCCCACTTAGCGGAGGGATGGGGTGTGGGATCGATGAAGAAATCAACTTTGCCGACGATCAGCGCCTCTATCGCTTCAGTAACGGTATCATGTGGCAAAGAAGCCTTAAGATCTTCAGCCTTCATGCCGTATGCTTGCAGGGTTTCTTTAAAAAAAGTCCGGCAGATAGGAGAAGCGCGACCACCTATATGACCTGCCTTGCCCTTTAAATCCGAAGGAGAATTTATGCCCTTGCCTTCCAGCGTGGTAATGGTGTACCCCAAGGGGAAATCCTGCAGTATAACCCTCACGTTTAACCGGCCTGTTTTCTTGAAATTACCTATCCCCCGGACACAGTCGGAGCCCACATCAGGGGTTATAAAACCAAATTGTATTTCGTTCCTGTGGAGTAGCCGTGCTGTTTCTTCGGCCCCGGATGTCTTTGAGGGTATACCCGCAATTCCCAGATATTTCTCGGAGATCGCACCTATCCCGCCTGCGATAGCGTAATACACAGACCCTGTTCCCGATCCTATCGCATACGTCTTCGGCCAGTCTTTATCAGGTTTTGGTTTTTCTGGTGCAGCCCCTAAGAAGAGGAAACCAATCACAAAAATTAAACACACGTTGATAAAAGTACAACTCACCTTTTTCATAATAACCCCCTTAAATTGGTTTATGTATTATTATAGACTACAGGCAAATTTTGTGCCATTCGGTTTTAAGCGAATTTTAGGGCAAAATGCTTAAAATTTG
It contains:
- a CDS encoding TAXI family TRAP transporter solute-binding subunit, translated to MKKVSCTFINVCLIFVIGFLFLGAAPEKPKPDKDWPKTYAIGSGTGSVYYAIAGGIGAISEKYLGIAGIPSKTSGAEETARLLHRNEIQFGFITPDVGSDCVRGIGNFKKTGRLNVRVILQDFPLGYTITTLEGKGINSPSDLKGKAGHIGGRASPICRTFFKETLQAYGMKAEDLKASLPHDTVTEAIEALIVGKVDFFIDPTPHPSAKWAELAATHPMKIVNVDDEHMKKMVKNVPYMFPMKIPGGTYKTMPKDVTVSAFSSIVCGNGDLPDRFVYELTKAVWTHFDEFKTYHSGAKYFSTESVKRINYMPYHPGAIKYYKEIGVWTKELDERQNKLLAEIGAKR